A region of the Anolis carolinensis isolate JA03-04 chromosome 1, rAnoCar3.1.pri, whole genome shotgun sequence genome:
catatagcccctcaccgtggtcaggaaaaaatccagttcagaggactctcccccaaactcgatccttagttcctctcgtctcggtaggggtccctgtggtggcaatccccaatcctccgcccgtcgcaagcccccttgcgggccagtgggccccgctgctgcttccctttgtcctgtgccacgcccggcattcgccaggggcaccagggtctcagttgggagcgtagccgggattctcggaggcttttccccttcgtcgtcactctcctccacccgcgtcaggctcgtttggatcttgggccgggcaccgggctcctttcgcatttcccttcccttcggtgctgggaggtctgcaaagccctggctgcttcccatgctcacgtcccacattgagctagcccggagttcccttcctcgctccggctccgccaaaaccgccaggcgctccatcgccctcgacatcactgccagggtggtctccatcgccgacatcctctcctccagaaacaccatcttttgcgggcctgggaaaggtgaaccttcctctcctccggtgctatctccccgcaccactccgcgcctctgggttaccccatttggctgggcataagcggtggatgacgccagggccgccagctggtggaactcagcgtccgtctcgggagtggccctttccgaccttcctcctccggcgcccaagagctcttcatcctccacttgcatgttacacctcaccgcaacagcgggatggtgtccgtattcttggcttagtgtcagctcaccacagccgctcctgaatgaacacacgagactctttgtggtatcaccaggaacttttactgtaggaaacatgaacatcagaaaagccaagaatgggaggctccggccaaccctcctttatataccctccccctcatttgaacagtctcttcccgctcagtaaaaccccgcgcaaattccccgccaagtccatcagccgtttctcctccgagtcctgggacgcaggtgtcttatcaatgtcagtgaccctgaaactcagagccacatccaggctctagtagcagggtcctgacacttcagtgggcattttatacagctgtgaagaaggggcctcatataatccagttctgagcagataatataagattatcaatatacagtagagtctcacttatccaacgtaaacaggccggcaggataagtgaatatgttggataataagaagggattcaggaaaagccaattaaacatcaaattaggtaatcgttatacaaattaagcaccaaaacatattatacaacaaatttgacagaaaaagtagttccatgcgcagtaatgctatgtagtatttacagtagagtctcacttatccaacactcgcttatccaacgttctggattatccaacacatttttgtagtcaatgctttcaatatatcgtgatattttggtgctaaattcataaatacagtaattactatatagcattactgtgtactgaactactttttctgacaaatttgttgtctaacatgatgttttggtgcttaatttgtaaaatcataacttaatttgatgtttaatagggttatccttaattcctcattatccaacatattcgcttatccaacgttctgccggcccgtttatgttggataagtgagactctactgtactgtatttacaaatttaccactaaaatatcacaatgaatttaaaacactgactacaaaaacattgattatgaaaaggcagactgcgttggataatccagaacattgtataagcgaatgttggataagtgagattcttctttaatatgaaataaagaACTGgggtagaataatgcagaacaatataatctctaaaaccaggacagtaaataaaaaggggaatcccacacaggaaacaatcagggccagctaacacctcccaacaaagtattcccatcatcaaagtctggcaaatcctgttttctcagggccacagacagtagaagcacataaaatatcgaaaacaacatcactctgaaaacaagggtattccagactggaaaccatcagggccagctaacacctcccaacaaagtattcccatcatcaaagtctggaaaatcctctgttttctcagggccacagacagtagaagcacataaaatatcgcaaacaacaccactctgaaaacaagggaattccagacaggaaacaatcagggccagctaacacctcccaacaaaaaattcactcagggaggaaacagccaggctttaaagctgcaaggccattacatcctaatcatttttcctaattgcagcattcatacttgcctccaacaaacaaaaaaaaaacaatcagaaatattgtatattcacaacctttaggaaataataaagcgctgagctgctgaacttctggactgaaaggccacaggtttgaattgggggagcggagagagcccccactgttagctccagcttctgccaacccagaagttcaaaaacatgcaaatgtgagtgcatcaataggtactgctctggcgggaaggtaacgccgttccatgcagtcatcccacatgacctttgaggagtctacggacaacgccggctcttcggcttagaaatggagatgagcaccaacctccagagtcagacacgacaggacttaatgtctggggaaaaccttgacccttgaccttaactaccaccaattcctcaatactttatttcccataccaccagacttcaccacagcaacgcgtggccgggcacagctagtattacataAATGACTTTTccagtaatgtgtgtgtgtgtgtggggggggggcatagaTGGGAGTTTAATGGATTTAATAGGGGAGGTACTAAAAATATCTTTTCAACCCAAATTAATTGCTTCCTTGTCCTCGAAATTATTGCTTCCTTAAGAGTGAAATATTTAAAGACTAGGACATGGTGTTCAAATCTGACTGGAATTCAGTGCTTTTGAGTACTTTAAATAAATACTCAATTTGGTACTCGAAATGGATGGGTGAGTGTTCAGGGCCAAATGTGCTGGTGTTTAGGTGATCCATGTATTGCAACTGCAAATTCTGTGCTTTTACAGATTTTCTAGATGTAGGAATGCCTTGTGGGGAGAGATTTCAAGCTCTGTTGACTTCTTTTGTCCATTCtgacaggtgttttttttttcaacttcaTTTTATGATCATGGATGGCTTCAAGGAACTAGGATTTCCTCACTGCATTGGTCCGATGGATGGAACCCACCCCTTGGAACAGACCCATAGCCAGAGAAATAATTCGGtgtgctggactgggaagaaatccctaaatggatggcaCCCATACTATAGGGAAAGCATTTTAATTAGTTTAGaagcgggatggccatctgtcagtagagttttgatggtgACCTTCTGCTTctaagaagggggttagactagatggttcTTGGGGggcccctccaactctaggattctatgaaaatgcagAATTGTTTAATATTGGTTTCaactggttaatatgagagacattccatGAGACAGCTGCGGtggctttaaaaacatttttgtcaactttaaaaaaatcccttaaatcaatacatgtattaatatttctgaaattGGGGAGAATTATCCCGTTATCTCCTGTCAATGTTTAGaaaattcaaggggatagctcttgtagttttttaacaAATGTTGTTTATGAAACCCttgaaaattccctaaaatctgtggataagtgaaaagtattgaaatttggtgggctaagagtggtaaatgtgttctactattgtagtaagtttcaccccaatgactttaaaatgagggagaaaggagcccctgaagtttccccaattatagtaatttatgtgcaattactgtaatgaaatagtaatgaaatttcattactcttattatagtaatgaatttttcattaactctactttagaaacactttagaaataaaatggCAGCACTTCACAGCTTTGTGatatcttttgaaccatttttaatggatcacacatccctagtACTAATAGTGATGCAAAATTGTACTAGGACGTTTGTACAGAAAAACAATCAAGCAAAACAATatttcactcacacacacactttcacaaCAGTGTTTATTTTGGTATTTTGGAAGTAACAGTTCCAATAATGTAACTGATCACTATGTGTTTACTTCTTACTAGGATTTTTAAGCCGTCCCATGAATAAGATAGATTTATTCCACTCGTCACAGATCAAAAAGATGAAGGGCCGGTCACATTTAATATGTTTAGAGGCGGAATACAGACACACTTCAATGACAGTGACAGCTGCAGCTTCAGTGCCATTCTCATGGACGTTTAGGTAAGCTTTGTGAATTGCCTGCAAGTAAAGGATGGAAAAATCCATTAAGAATTGAGAACCTCATGACACACCCTGGTGCCATtttgcatacctcacaacctctgaggatgtctgccacagatgcgggtgaaatgtcaggagagaatacttctggaacatggccatacagcccggaaaacacacaaccctgtgatcccagtcatgaaagccttcgacaacacaatgttatATTCGCAtcgggcattaaatgtttgcctttgtgtgtgtgtgtaaaccatcctgagtccccttggggagagagggcggtctataaataaaatttattattatgattattcatTAATACAACTCATCTATAGAAGCTTAGAGAGTGTGTGTTTACATGTGCCTCTCAATTTATGgcaatctcatgaatttcataagattttcttaggcaaggaataattaCAGGTGGTTTGCCTAGACATTATTTCCTAAACTTAAAGCTTCAGTGACTGCCTAGGCTCTGgtagaaagaaaaacaattacttaaaaaCATTTAATTGTTCAAGTGTGTATGATTCTTTGTTTCTCTTCTACAATACATTCATTTGAATGGCATAATGGTTTTTTTATGTACAAAGCAAAAATCAGTAGAAATTAGGATCTCATGTTTGTACTTTGTAGCATAGCATAAACATCTTTGTAGCATAGCATAAACAGCTATACCAGCCCTCTACTTGACATAGAGAGTTGCAACCTTCTGCCATTCCCCCATTACCCACTATGCTCACCTATTTTaaagttaaaaattaaaacttgCACTCACTCTCCAACACCAGAAAGAATTTCTCTACATTTCAGGGGACCTTTGGGGTGTCTTGGATTCTAAAGAGGCATTGTTTATGGGAATTCAATTTTTGTTAAAGAGAAAACTCTCATGGGTATAAATGGCGGGTGGAGTCTAAAATGTAGCATAATTGTCACCCAGTACCTTGGGTATTTTGAGTTCATACAAATATAGGCACAAAGAAAGACCTATGCCTACACTTATTCCATCTGTATTTTAGTAGGACATATTTTGAGAAGTTTACCTTTGAAACCTTCAGATTCCTGTCTCCGGAAATTCCAGTCAGGTTTGCATGGTTTGTAAATACATCATTAATTCCCAATTTTCTTAATGTCTTTTCAACATCATAGCTACCATCAAGTGAAAACCTTGGTAGGGTGAGATGTATTTTCCTGCTGAAAGAGGAATCCATCAGGAGTGTAGTAAGCAGTCATTTTGAGCCAAGGTGGAAAAATGTGGTctcttaacattttattttattataacagatCACTTGTGTTTCTCCCAGCATGGGACCGAAGGTAACTTACAACAGATcctttggactgcaactcacataATCCTTTGTCATTAGGCTTTCTGACAAAGGCTGATGGGAGTTTGAATCCATCCATACCTGGAAGTTCTCATTTGCTTGGTTCTACTctaagaaaatacattttataatatCGCTATAGAAAAAGGGGGCATACAGAGAGAATTATTTTCATGGCAATATGGATAAGAAGTCCAGGGAAGCATTAAGTCAGAAATGGCTGAAAAGTTGTTGGACCCCAAGGTAAAAACAGCTTCACCATCAACAGAAGAAAGTGCTAGATAGTTGCTTCCGCCTGGTCTGCATTGCATTGTAATTTCAGTTTCAATACAGATGCCTTTGTTAGAAATTGATACTGTGTGGTTCTTCATTAACCCAATCATGTATTAATCCAGGCATATTATAATGAGATAATGCATCAAGTAGCAGCTTTCTATTTACTACCATATGAAATGTTGTGAAAGGTAAGCTTTTGTTGACCATGTCACAAGACTTTTTCAAGAAAAGAACAGTAAGTCCTTGTCTACAAGGTGTTCTCCAAATATGCTTCTGATCAAGGGTTTGTGTCCAGCTTAGCTCTTGGGTTTGTTATATATGGTTTTCCATTTCAAGTCTCCCATGccttgatttggcagggacaattcCTATCAATACTCAGTTTCACTCTCCTCCTACACTCTCCCCTTTGTTCTTGGCTTAGCCTACTTCAGTTGCTACAAatagagttcaaagtgcaaaaacagATTCCACTCAATTAAATCAGCTACAAGAGCAGAGAAGATTAAGACTAATCTTGGCCTtctcaataggtaaaggtaaaagtttttccctgatgttttgtctagtcgtgtccaactctgggggttggtgctcatctccatttgtcagccaaagagccagcattgttcatagacacctctcaggttatgtggccggcatgcctgcatgagtgtcgttaccttcccgctggagcaatacctattgatctactcacatttgcatatttttgaactgctaggttggcagaagctggagctaacaacgggaacTCACCGCGCTCCCcatatttgaactgccaaccttttggtcagcaagttcagcagctcagtggtttaatcgactgcgccaccaggggctcccaacaGTATCAGGCAAAACCAGACTGCTGCAGTTTtcctcagaggcggttcaaccaccaggccaactaggcatttgcctgtggcgccatcttgttaggggcgccatcgaggcaactcctgtctcctgcgccctgcctccgcaaggtattgaactgctttttctgttgatttgttgtaaaacatgatgttttagtgcttaatttgtaaaatcttaatgtaatttgatgtttaataggcgtttccttaatccctccttattatcaaacatgttcgcttatccaacacttttatttttcagtgattgttttggggggcggggcgccaaaattctgttcgcctacacttgaaaaatacctagggccggctctggtcttCCTTAAACTTGCATTTTCGtcctcattaataacctttgccatcttTACCACTCCTGGAATGGAAGTCCCAGTAGTGTGAGTTCTCCATTTCATTCAATACAGCACATTTACTTACTGTGGTTTCAGTGACTTCTCCCATTTCAATAGAACTTTTTTTCCGAGAGCATCTTCCACCGGTTTCAGTTTCCCGGGGTCAGGCAGAATTAATAATGCTGAAGCATTAGCCTTGTATGGAAGCCGCACCACCTGGCAGCCCAGATCCTTGTCATAGTAGGCATTAAAATAGCTGTCTCTGTTCATCATAGGAACTTTCACAGTGGTTTGTTCATCCACAAAAAAGTCACCTTCCCTTGTAAACTCATAATTGAAAGGTTTTTCCCAGTAAGCTTTCAGAGAGAAAAACATGAAGATGAAGATTATTTTGGCAACATAGGCTCATGGCATTTTACACAAAGTCAGAATTAATTCCTACCTCAAAATCCAAAACTTGAAGCATTCCAACTTTCAAAATGCTATGCAATATTCAAAATTTAAGATTAACCAGCTTTTGAATGTACAAATTTGCTACATTGTACACAGGATTTCTTTGGCTGAACCCTGATTAGAAAAGCCTCCCTGAAGATTTTGTTCCTGAAAGATGGAAatatatcaatacagtagagtctcacttatccaacactcacttatccaatgttctggattatccaacacatttttgtagtcaatgttttcaatatatcgtgatattttggtgctaaattcataaatacagtaattactacatagcattactgcatattgaactactttttctgccaaatttgttgtctaacatgatgttttggtgcttcatttgtaaaatcataacctaatttgatatttaataggcttttccttaatgcctccttattatccaacatatttgcttatccaacatcctgctggcccgtttatgttggataagtgagactctactgtatattcaaatgGGAAAGTGGCCAACCTAATTTCAAAACAAGAGAAGAGCTGAAGGGATGCCTTTCCAATTGTGGGAaaggcataaaatgaattttaattgtCTGGCTTTGAACATAATAGAAGTGAATTTGAGTAATGGCAACCATTTAATGGCTAAAATGTATGAGTCTTTATTGAAAATAGAAATGGAAGAAGCTGTTAAATAATGTATGGTTAAATGGGCACAGAGTTTTGGCTATGGTATAGAATTAGAGAAATGGGGAAACATTAGCAGAAGGGACTAAAATTTACATTATTAAATAATCTTAAAGAGAATTTctataaaatgatgtatagatGGCATCTAACCTCTCAAAAATATCAAAATTATATAAAGATCCAAATAATAAGTGTTAGAAGTGTTACCATGTGTGATGGACCTGTAAAAAGTCTAAAAGATTCTGGAGACAAATCTATGAGGAAATCAAATAAATCCTTAAGACAAGAATCCACTTTAAGATGTAACTTACATGACTGGGACTATTAGACAATAAGATAAAAAACACGAAATAATACTGCAATATGGCTAACAACTGCAATAATCCTGTATGCTCAAAAGTGGAAAACAACAGAGATGCCAACTGTAGAAGATTGAACAGTAAAGGTGTGGGAAATAACAGAAATATACACATTAATGATGCTGTTGAGCAATAAGTCATTGGATATAGTCTTTGAAGAATGGAAATCTTTTTACCAATATATATAACCAAGGAAAAGGGGAAAGACTTATGTATAGGTTTGAAAATATGAACTGTTAAGACACATAtttgttaattttaaaataaccagAAGTACATGATTTGTGGGaattaaaattggaaaaaaatactaCATCATAGAGAAACAGAAAAAGGGAAGCAAGAAATCCACCTTTAAAATCAATTTATGTATACATGTTTGACTCATATATAGTCAAAGGAGAGAGAGGTATGTTGTATAGCTTGATATTGAATTCTTGTAGGTATGTCTGTTTTCATGTATGTGTAAGTATTGCTATTTTTTACTTctgttttttttgttaaaaattaattgaaaacattggtaaagaaataaaaagaaaagctttCCTGAGCTAGGCTCTGGTTAGGTTACCAAAGTGATT
Encoded here:
- the LOC100564098 gene encoding alpha-1-antiproteinase, translating into MSDFSLWLIFAGLLAFGSCGDIEQKPPKTSPSLKISPSNADFAFKFYHQLASEAANKNIIFSPVSISFAFALLSLGAKGNTLSQLLTGLSFNPKEITEQEIHNGFRHLLLALNRTQAELELNIGNALFTHNEFKLLQKFLKDPKHFYQSEILPTNFKKLKEAEQQINNYIEKKTNGKLKDVAKNLDPSVVLVIVNYVFLKAYWEKPFNYEFTREGDFFVDEQTTVKVPMMNRDSYFNAYYDKDLGCQVVRLPYKANASALLILPDPGKLKPVEDALGKKVLLKWEKSLKPQKIHLTLPRFSLDGSYDVEKTLRKLGINDVFTNHANLTGISGDRNLKVSKAIHKAYLNVHENGTEAAAVTVIEVCLYSASKHIKCDRPFIFLICDEWNKSILFMGRLKNPSKK